One Clostridiisalibacter paucivorans DSM 22131 genomic region harbors:
- a CDS encoding aconitate hydratase → MGKNLTYKILERHIVSGQLKKGEEIGIKIDQTLTQDSTGTMVYLQLEAMDIKDIKTDLSVAYIDHNTLQTGFENADDHEFIKSAAAKYGIVFSKPGNGICHQLHLENFGKPGGTLIGSDSHTPTNGGLGMLSIGAGGLDVAVAMATGKYWLKMPEVLNVNLNGNLKPWVSAKDIILYILDKLTVKGGVGKVIEYSGDGIKYLSVTDRATITNMGAELGATTSIFPSDNETYEYLRSQNREGDWIELKADEDAVYDDVIDIDLGDIVPLVAKPHSPDNVDTIENIKGLKVDQVAIGSCTNSSYTDLMKVANILKGKKVHPDVSLSISPGSSKILNMLAENGALAHMISAGARVLECACGPCIGMGQAPKNDAISLRTFNRNFYGRSGTKSAHVYLVSPEVAAISAIKGYAEDPRVLGEAIDIDVPEVFKENNNLFIYPSEKRDGLKVKMGPNIKPFPINKKLKDCIEGKVVLKVDDDITTDHIMPSNASLLPYRSNIPHLSKYAFSTIDDEFWKRCEENNGGFIVGGENYGQGSSREHAALVPLYLGIKAILAKSFARIHKANLINAGIIPLEFINKEDYENIGFDDDIYIYKLRDLLIENNEIEVINKTKDIVIKCRFAGSKRDVDILMAGGYLNWVKKNFGGIDND, encoded by the coding sequence ATGGGAAAAAATTTGACATATAAGATACTTGAAAGACATATAGTTTCAGGACAACTAAAAAAGGGAGAAGAAATAGGGATAAAAATAGACCAAACATTGACCCAAGATTCCACAGGAACCATGGTATATTTACAATTAGAGGCAATGGATATAAAGGATATAAAGACTGATTTATCTGTTGCATATATAGATCATAATACATTGCAGACAGGATTCGAAAATGCTGATGACCATGAATTTATAAAGAGTGCTGCTGCTAAATATGGAATTGTTTTTTCTAAGCCTGGTAATGGTATATGTCACCAATTACATTTAGAGAACTTTGGGAAACCAGGGGGTACATTGATAGGCTCGGATAGCCATACCCCCACAAATGGAGGCCTTGGTATGTTGTCTATTGGAGCTGGTGGGTTAGATGTGGCAGTTGCAATGGCTACAGGGAAATATTGGCTTAAGATGCCAGAGGTTTTAAATGTAAATCTTAACGGAAATCTTAAACCATGGGTTTCTGCAAAAGATATTATATTGTATATACTAGATAAATTAACAGTAAAAGGTGGGGTAGGAAAGGTTATAGAATATTCAGGTGATGGGATTAAGTACTTATCAGTAACAGATAGGGCCACTATAACCAATATGGGCGCTGAATTAGGTGCTACTACATCCATATTTCCTAGTGACAATGAAACATATGAATATCTAAGGTCTCAAAATAGAGAAGGAGATTGGATTGAATTAAAGGCAGATGAAGATGCAGTTTATGATGATGTGATAGATATAGATTTAGGAGATATAGTACCATTAGTAGCTAAACCCCATAGTCCTGATAATGTAGATACAATAGAGAATATAAAGGGGCTAAAGGTAGATCAGGTAGCTATAGGTAGCTGCACTAACTCATCATATACAGACTTAATGAAGGTTGCCAATATACTGAAAGGCAAAAAAGTTCATCCAGATGTAAGTCTCAGTATATCGCCTGGATCAAGTAAAATACTAAATATGCTAGCAGAAAATGGAGCTTTAGCCCATATGATTTCAGCTGGTGCAAGGGTATTGGAATGTGCATGTGGTCCATGTATAGGTATGGGGCAAGCACCTAAGAATGATGCCATATCTTTGAGAACTTTTAATAGGAATTTCTATGGAAGAAGCGGAACTAAGAGTGCCCATGTATATTTGGTAAGTCCAGAAGTGGCAGCTATATCAGCCATAAAGGGTTATGCTGAAGACCCAAGGGTATTGGGAGAGGCAATAGACATAGATGTACCCGAGGTATTTAAAGAAAATAATAATTTATTCATATATCCTTCAGAAAAAAGAGATGGCTTAAAGGTCAAAATGGGTCCAAATATTAAACCATTTCCTATAAATAAGAAATTGAAGGATTGTATAGAGGGTAAAGTGGTGTTGAAGGTAGATGATGACATAACTACAGATCATATAATGCCATCTAATGCCAGTTTGCTACCATATAGATCAAATATTCCCCATCTTTCTAAATATGCATTTAGCACTATAGATGATGAATTTTGGAAGAGATGTGAAGAAAATAATGGTGGGTTTATAGTTGGAGGAGAAAATTATGGTCAAGGCTCAAGCAGAGAACATGCTGCTTTAGTACCATTATATCTTGGAATAAAGGCTATTTTAGCTAAATCCTTTGCTAGAATTCATAAGGCGAATTTGATCAATGCAGGTATAATACCTTTGGAGTTCATAAATAAAGAGGATTATGAAAACATAGGTTTTGATGATGATATATATATATATAAGTTGAGAGATTTGTTGATTGAAAACAATGAAATTGAAGTTATAAATAAGACCAAAGATATAGTAATAAAGTGTCGTTTTGCAGGTTCAAAGAGAGATGTTGATATCCTTATGGCAGGTGGATATTTAAATTGGGTTAAAAAGAATTTTGGAGGAATTGACAATGACTAG
- the nifV gene encoding homocitrate synthase translates to MERKIRLVDTTLRDGEQTAGVVFANEEKIYIAKLLDEVGVEQIEAGIPVMGGDEKEVIRKIVKSNLKASIMGWNRAVIRDIQASIDCGVDAVAISISTSDIHIKHKLKSTRAEVLEDMTNAVYYAKKNGMYVSVNAEDSSRTERPFLLKFAKLAKEAGADRVRFCDTVGIMNPIDTYDIVKYIKDNVGIDVEMHTHNDLGMATANAIAGVMAGANYVGVTVNGLGERAGNAALEEAAMALKSSLNIDNGYNINKLKPLCEYVSIASGRDISPWKTIVGKNIFSHESGIHADGALKNPLTYEIFNPDELGLERKIVIGKHSGTAAIKNKLSQNDINIDNFTASRVLEKVRHTSVSLKRALTDKELLNIYEEYLLENGLDMKQA, encoded by the coding sequence GTGGAAAGGAAAATTAGATTGGTAGATACTACGCTTAGAGATGGAGAACAAACTGCTGGAGTTGTTTTTGCTAATGAAGAAAAAATTTATATAGCTAAACTTTTAGATGAAGTTGGGGTTGAACAGATAGAGGCAGGTATACCTGTCATGGGTGGAGATGAAAAGGAAGTTATAAGGAAAATAGTTAAAAGCAATTTAAAGGCAAGTATTATGGGTTGGAATAGAGCCGTTATTAGAGATATACAAGCGTCCATAGATTGTGGTGTAGATGCAGTTGCCATATCTATATCCACATCAGATATCCATATAAAACATAAATTGAAATCTACTAGGGCAGAGGTCTTGGAGGATATGACCAATGCTGTTTATTATGCTAAGAAAAATGGAATGTACGTCTCAGTGAATGCCGAAGATAGTTCTAGAACTGAACGACCATTCTTGTTGAAATTTGCAAAATTGGCAAAGGAAGCTGGAGCTGACAGGGTGAGATTTTGCGATACAGTGGGTATAATGAATCCTATAGATACCTATGACATTGTTAAATATATAAAGGATAATGTAGGTATAGATGTGGAAATGCATACCCATAACGATTTAGGTATGGCGACAGCAAATGCTATAGCGGGAGTTATGGCAGGGGCTAATTATGTTGGCGTTACAGTGAATGGATTGGGAGAAAGGGCAGGAAATGCTGCATTGGAAGAGGCTGCAATGGCATTGAAGAGTTCCTTGAATATAGATAATGGATATAATATAAATAAGCTCAAACCCCTATGTGAATATGTTTCTATAGCCTCTGGTAGAGACATTTCACCATGGAAGACTATAGTGGGCAAGAATATATTCTCACATGAATCAGGCATACATGCTGATGGAGCCCTTAAAAATCCATTGACATATGAAATATTTAATCCTGATGAATTGGGATTGGAAAGAAAGATTGTTATAGGAAAACACTCAGGAACTGCTGCAATTAAGAATAAATTATCTCAAAATGATATAAATATAGATAATTTTACTGCATCAAGGGTATTGGAAAAGGTTAGACATACTTCTGTATCTTTGAAGAGGGCTTTAACTGATAAAGAATTATTAAATATATATGAAGAATATCTTTTAGAAAATGGATTAGACATGAAACAGGCTTAA
- a CDS encoding HutP family protein, translating into MNFKSTDVGKASVNMAISSRAEEERLIKEYKSKGMIATAVDIGGDLIASIPKIIERAIVSSKRCGLIEESHIHEGAVVGATREAIMQVGDKAHGFSVGGKIGIARSGEHISVCIFLSIGLLHLDEVAIGLGHRSIPIIK; encoded by the coding sequence ATGAATTTTAAAAGTACCGATGTGGGTAAAGCATCTGTAAACATGGCTATATCCTCTAGAGCTGAAGAGGAAAGACTCATAAAAGAATATAAATCCAAGGGAATGATTGCAACAGCAGTAGATATAGGTGGAGATCTCATTGCATCAATACCTAAAATTATAGAGAGGGCAATAGTCTCTTCCAAAAGATGTGGGCTTATTGAAGAATCCCATATACATGAAGGGGCAGTGGTAGGTGCTACTAGAGAAGCTATCATGCAAGTGGGAGACAAGGCCCATGGCTTTAGTGTTGGAGGCAAGATAGGTATTGCTCGAAGTGGAGAACATATAAGTGTATGTATATTTCTAAGTATAGGACTTCTTCACTTAGATGAAGTTGCCATAGGATTGGGACATAGGTCTATACCCATAATAAAGTAA